One genomic window of Burkholderia diffusa includes the following:
- a CDS encoding type B 50S ribosomal protein L31, with the protein MKPGIHPDYREVVFQDMSNGFKFITRSTIQTRETIEHEGKTYPLAKIEVSSESHSFYTGQQKIMDTAGRVEKFKNKFGARASGKVAK; encoded by the coding sequence ATGAAACCTGGCATTCACCCGGACTACCGCGAAGTCGTCTTCCAAGACATGTCGAACGGCTTCAAGTTCATCACGCGCTCGACGATCCAGACGCGTGAAACCATCGAACACGAAGGCAAGACCTACCCGCTCGCCAAGATCGAAGTGTCGTCGGAATCGCACTCGTTCTACACGGGTCAGCAAAAGATCATGGACACGGCAGGCCGTGTCGAGAAGTTCAAGAACAAGTTCGGCGCACGCGCCAGCGGCAAGGTCGCGAAGTAA
- a CDS encoding ArnT family glycosyltransferase — translation MKPVVRLTASATRALPRWLLLTLCLVYAAFGLFGRDPWKNEDAAGFGVMWTMATGGWHDWLLPNLVGKFITTDGPLGYWLGALSIRALAPWVDASNASRVDTGVLFCVACAFVWYAAYLLGRRAEVQPFKYAFGGEPEPRDYGRTLADGALLVLVACFGLAERGHETTPQLAQFAWIAMFVYGIVRGIDKPMQGALWWGVAIGLVALSGNPVLVVALLAGTAALWLVTPEMRNVRLPLIGLPLAAAIFALWPLAAFHAAPDDAAWFFNQWIHGSLMRFSGPPTTVLAYAAKNLPLFTWPAWPLAIWAWWSWAGMRRRAHIAIPLSVVVPLVALVILQSQQSNRMYMLLLPPLAVLATFALPTLKRGAINAFDWFAVLSFTILGTFVWLVWLASLTGFPHPLARNLARLVPGYEPHFKILSFICAVIVTACWCLLARWRISRQPKVLWRSVVLSGAGTTLMWVLLMTLWLPIVNYGRTYSDVAQQIASHLPKDYECISPVRLGDAQIATFAYFGDMHFEFSGDCDVILRQDRADFGEPSAMSQYVWRLVWEGRRVADRDERFRLYERIERPTTPVKRHGPRHRTVD, via the coding sequence ATGAAGCCAGTCGTTCGTCTCACCGCCTCCGCCACGCGCGCGCTGCCGCGCTGGCTGCTGCTCACGCTCTGCCTCGTCTACGCGGCGTTCGGCCTGTTTGGCCGCGACCCGTGGAAGAACGAGGATGCGGCAGGCTTCGGCGTGATGTGGACGATGGCCACCGGCGGCTGGCACGACTGGCTGCTGCCGAATCTGGTCGGCAAATTCATCACGACCGACGGGCCGCTCGGCTACTGGCTCGGCGCGCTGTCGATCCGCGCGCTGGCGCCGTGGGTCGACGCGAGCAATGCGTCGCGCGTCGACACGGGCGTGCTGTTCTGCGTCGCGTGCGCGTTCGTCTGGTACGCCGCCTACCTGCTCGGCCGGCGCGCCGAGGTCCAGCCGTTCAAGTACGCATTCGGCGGCGAGCCGGAGCCGCGCGACTACGGCCGCACACTCGCCGACGGCGCGCTGCTGGTCCTCGTCGCGTGCTTCGGACTCGCGGAGCGCGGCCACGAAACGACACCGCAGCTCGCGCAGTTCGCGTGGATCGCGATGTTCGTCTACGGCATCGTGCGCGGCATCGACAAGCCGATGCAGGGAGCGCTGTGGTGGGGTGTCGCGATCGGCCTTGTCGCGCTGTCCGGCAATCCGGTGCTCGTCGTCGCGCTGCTCGCCGGCACGGCCGCGCTGTGGCTCGTCACGCCGGAGATGCGCAACGTGCGCCTGCCGCTGATCGGCCTGCCGCTCGCGGCCGCGATCTTCGCACTGTGGCCGCTCGCCGCGTTCCACGCGGCGCCCGACGACGCCGCGTGGTTCTTCAACCAGTGGATCCACGGCAGCCTGATGCGCTTCTCGGGCCCGCCGACCACGGTGCTCGCCTATGCGGCGAAGAACCTGCCGCTGTTCACGTGGCCCGCGTGGCCGCTTGCAATCTGGGCCTGGTGGAGCTGGGCTGGCATGCGCCGTCGCGCGCACATCGCTATTCCGCTGTCGGTCGTGGTGCCGCTCGTCGCGCTCGTGATCCTGCAGAGCCAGCAGTCGAACCGCATGTACATGCTGCTGCTGCCGCCGCTCGCGGTGCTCGCTACCTTCGCGCTGCCGACGCTCAAGCGCGGCGCGATCAACGCGTTCGACTGGTTCGCGGTGCTGAGCTTCACGATCCTCGGCACCTTCGTGTGGCTCGTATGGCTCGCATCGCTCACCGGCTTCCCGCATCCGCTCGCGCGCAACCTCGCGCGCCTTGTGCCGGGTTACGAACCGCACTTCAAGATCCTGTCGTTCATCTGCGCGGTGATCGTCACCGCATGCTGGTGCCTGCTCGCGCGCTGGCGTATCTCGCGCCAGCCGAAGGTGCTGTGGCGCAGCGTCGTGCTGTCGGGCGCGGGCACCACGCTGATGTGGGTGCTGCTGATGACCCTGTGGCTGCCGATCGTCAACTACGGCCGGACCTACAGCGACGTCGCGCAGCAGATCGCGTCGCACCTGCCGAAAGACTATGAGTGCATCTCGCCCGTGCGGCTCGGCGATGCGCAGATCGCGACCTTCGCGTACTTCGGCGACATGCACTTCGAGTTCTCGGGCGACTGCGACGTGATCCTGCGCCAGGACCGCGCCGACTTCGGCGAGCCCAGCGCGATGTCGCAATACGTGTGGCGTCTCGTGTGGGAAGGCCGACGCGTCGCCGACCGCGACGAACGTTTCCGCCTGTACGAGCGCATCGAGCGGCCCACGACGCCCGTCAAGCGCCACGGCCCGCGCCACCGGACGGTCGATTGA
- a CDS encoding MATE family efflux transporter, whose protein sequence is MFADIRRIVGLAWPVLVGQLAIIAFGVIDTAMVGRYSAIDLAALGLGSSIYVSVYIGMTGILSALQPITGQLYGARRYAEIGEEVRQALWLALMLAVPGFLLLHFPEPLLHIAHAPPALHERTVDYLRILSYGLPASLVFRIYNALTNAAGKPRLAMILQVGALLIKSPLNVWFIFGGFGVPALGGPGCGLASTLINWALALIGFTLLAKLDVFSPLSIFSRFCWPVWVRQKAILKLGVPMGLSYLIEVTSYTCMALFIAQFGTTTLAGHQIAGNIGAVLYMTPLSIGVAASTLVARALGAGRPDEARLLGRHSVMLACAIAAAYGVLVFTLRPLIVGAYTPNPAVAAAAMPLVAIVTCYHFFDALQITSAFVLRAYKVAVVPTVIYAVALWGVGLGGGYVLGFDVGGIAPAWLTGARGFWFANMVSLLLAGAGLALYLRHVSRAQASVSAYSA, encoded by the coding sequence ATGTTCGCCGACATCCGCCGGATCGTCGGTCTCGCGTGGCCCGTGCTCGTCGGCCAGCTCGCGATCATCGCGTTCGGCGTGATCGACACGGCGATGGTCGGCCGCTATTCGGCCATCGATCTTGCCGCGCTCGGGCTCGGTTCGTCGATCTATGTGTCGGTCTACATCGGGATGACGGGCATCCTGTCCGCGCTGCAGCCGATTACCGGGCAACTTTACGGTGCGCGGCGCTACGCCGAAATCGGCGAGGAAGTCCGCCAGGCGCTGTGGCTCGCGCTAATGCTCGCGGTGCCCGGCTTCCTGCTGCTGCATTTTCCGGAACCGCTGCTGCACATCGCCCACGCGCCGCCCGCGCTGCACGAGCGCACCGTCGATTACCTGCGGATCCTGTCGTACGGCCTGCCGGCGAGTCTCGTGTTCCGGATCTACAACGCGCTGACCAACGCGGCCGGCAAGCCGCGCCTCGCGATGATCCTGCAGGTCGGCGCGCTGCTGATCAAGTCTCCGCTCAACGTGTGGTTCATCTTCGGCGGCTTCGGCGTGCCAGCCCTCGGCGGCCCCGGCTGCGGGCTCGCCAGCACGCTGATCAACTGGGCGCTCGCGCTGATCGGCTTCACGCTGCTCGCGAAGCTCGACGTGTTCTCGCCGCTTTCGATCTTCTCGCGCTTTTGCTGGCCCGTCTGGGTACGCCAGAAGGCGATCCTGAAGCTCGGCGTGCCGATGGGCCTGTCATATCTGATCGAGGTCACGTCGTACACGTGCATGGCGCTCTTCATCGCGCAGTTCGGCACGACGACGCTGGCCGGCCACCAGATCGCCGGCAACATCGGCGCGGTGCTGTACATGACGCCGCTTTCGATCGGCGTCGCGGCGTCGACGCTGGTGGCACGCGCGCTCGGCGCCGGTCGCCCGGACGAGGCACGCCTGCTCGGCCGGCACAGCGTGATGCTCGCGTGCGCGATCGCGGCCGCGTACGGCGTGCTCGTGTTCACGCTGCGTCCGCTGATCGTCGGCGCATACACACCGAACCCGGCCGTGGCCGCGGCCGCCATGCCGCTGGTCGCGATCGTCACCTGCTATCACTTCTTCGACGCGCTGCAGATCACATCCGCATTCGTACTGCGCGCATACAAGGTCGCGGTCGTGCCGACCGTGATCTATGCGGTCGCACTGTGGGGCGTCGGGCTCGGCGGCGGCTACGTGCTCGGCTTCGACGTCGGCGGCATCGCGCCCGCCTGGCTGACCGGCGCGCGCGGCTTCTGGTTCGCAAACATGGTCAGCCTGTTGCTCGCAGGCGCAGGCCTCGCGCTCTACCTGCGCCACGTCAGCCGTGCGCAAGCGAGCGTCAGCGCATACAGCGCATGA
- a CDS encoding MFS transporter: MNVAPGRPPLWSRANLRADLFPWALALVTGIDYFDNAAFSFFASYIAGGINASPDELVWSSSTYAVTAVLGILQQQWWVDRLGHRRYVAGCMLMFSFGAIAAALADTSLELAFARGFQGYFIGPMMGACRILIQISFKPQERPPATRAFLIMILLGSALAPIVGGLLVAHSTWRALFACTAPAGIAFAILALLTLPDSGRTPDDERGSGHFWPYVVFALAQGALQIVLQQVHYQLYSGSPMLIALTFAGLGALAWFAYHQWNHPTPLVRLHAFRERTFQVGLLLYMFYYYESTGFSYLTSRLLEGGLGYPVENAGRLVGTMSLISATALFAYLRYAKLVTHKKWFVVPGFAIAITAALWMTRMTPQIGEAALIVPLLLRGLLLLFIVLPVANLTFRIFAIDEYTHGYRLKNIVRQLTISFATSSVIIVEQHRLAVHQTRLVERANVFDPLFQQTVDALTRSYAAAGHALNEAHGLAIASIARMVAQQASFLASLDGFYFLAGVALVGGLFAAWQKEID, translated from the coding sequence CCGTGGGCGCTTGCGCTCGTCACCGGCATCGACTACTTCGACAACGCGGCCTTTTCGTTCTTCGCGAGCTACATCGCTGGCGGCATCAACGCGTCGCCCGACGAGCTCGTGTGGTCGTCGAGCACGTATGCGGTCACGGCCGTGCTCGGGATCCTGCAGCAGCAATGGTGGGTCGATCGTCTCGGGCATCGCCGCTACGTCGCCGGCTGCATGCTGATGTTCTCGTTCGGCGCGATCGCGGCCGCGCTCGCGGACACGTCGCTCGAGCTCGCGTTCGCGCGCGGCTTCCAGGGCTACTTCATCGGCCCGATGATGGGCGCATGCCGGATCCTGATCCAGATCAGCTTCAAGCCGCAGGAGCGGCCGCCCGCCACACGCGCGTTCCTGATCATGATCCTGCTCGGCAGCGCGCTCGCGCCGATCGTCGGCGGGCTGCTCGTCGCGCATTCGACGTGGCGCGCGCTGTTCGCGTGCACGGCGCCGGCGGGAATTGCCTTCGCGATTCTCGCGCTCCTCACGTTACCCGATTCGGGCAGGACGCCCGACGACGAACGCGGCTCCGGACATTTCTGGCCGTACGTCGTGTTCGCGCTCGCGCAAGGCGCGCTGCAGATCGTGCTGCAGCAGGTGCACTACCAGCTCTACAGCGGCTCGCCGATGCTGATCGCGCTGACGTTCGCGGGCCTCGGCGCGCTCGCATGGTTCGCCTACCACCAGTGGAACCATCCGACGCCGCTCGTGCGGCTGCACGCGTTTCGCGAGCGCACCTTCCAGGTCGGGCTGCTGCTGTACATGTTCTATTACTACGAGTCGACGGGTTTCAGCTACCTCACCTCCCGCCTGCTCGAAGGCGGGCTCGGCTATCCGGTGGAGAACGCCGGGCGCCTGGTCGGCACGATGTCGCTGATTTCGGCAACCGCGCTGTTTGCCTACCTGCGCTATGCGAAGCTCGTCACGCACAAGAAATGGTTTGTCGTGCCCGGGTTCGCGATCGCTATCACGGCCGCTCTGTGGATGACGCGGATGACGCCGCAAATCGGCGAAGCCGCGCTGATCGTCCCGCTGCTGCTGCGCGGGCTGTTGTTGCTGTTCATCGTGCTGCCGGTCGCGAACCTGACATTCCGCATCTTCGCGATCGACGAATACACGCATGGCTACCGATTGAAGAACATCGTGCGGCAACTGACGATCTCGTTCGCGACGTCGTCGGTGATCATCGTCGAGCAGCACCGGCTGGCCGTCCATCAGACGCGGCTCGTCGAGCGTGCGAACGTGTTCGATCCGCTGTTCCAGCAAACCGTCGACGCACTCACTCGCAGCTACGCGGCTGCCGGCCATGCGCTGAACGAGGCGCACGGCCTCGCGATCGCATCGATCGCGCGGATGGTCGCGCAACAGGCGTCGTTCCTTGCGTCGCTCGACGGTTTCTATTTCCTCGCGGGCGTCGCGCTCGTCGGCGGCCTCTTCGCGGCATGGCAAAAAGAGATCGATTGA
- a CDS encoding zinc-dependent peptidase → MLSKLTRWFDDRRRDRALRSHPIPDALWQDTVARLPFLDALPPADLARLRELTSLFIAKKSFSTAHGLELTDEMIVAIAAQACLPVLNLDLSLYDGWVGVVVYPGEFVIRKTVQDEDGVVHEVEQDASGEAWEGGPVILSWEDAQMTDGRDAYNVVIHEFAHKIDMVSGEADGYPPLFRRWHAPHLDAQAWADVFEHAYDQFCARVDAVPERAWARFERDSLIDPYAADHPSEFFAVCSEALFVRPRAFESEFPELYRLLARYYRQDPARTGALDA, encoded by the coding sequence ATGCTCTCGAAACTGACCCGCTGGTTCGACGACCGCCGCCGCGACCGCGCGCTGCGCAGCCATCCGATTCCCGACGCGCTGTGGCAGGACACCGTCGCGCGCCTGCCGTTCCTCGATGCGCTGCCGCCCGCCGACCTCGCCCGGCTGCGCGAGCTGACCAGCCTGTTCATCGCGAAGAAATCGTTCTCGACCGCGCACGGACTCGAGTTGACCGACGAGATGATCGTCGCGATCGCCGCGCAGGCATGCCTGCCCGTGCTGAATCTCGATTTGTCGCTGTACGATGGCTGGGTCGGCGTCGTCGTGTATCCGGGGGAATTCGTGATCCGCAAGACGGTGCAGGACGAGGACGGCGTCGTTCATGAAGTCGAGCAGGATGCGAGCGGCGAAGCGTGGGAAGGCGGCCCGGTGATCCTGTCGTGGGAAGACGCCCAGATGACGGACGGCCGCGACGCGTATAACGTCGTGATCCACGAGTTCGCGCACAAGATCGACATGGTCAGCGGCGAGGCCGACGGGTATCCGCCCCTTTTTCGCCGCTGGCACGCGCCGCACCTGGATGCGCAGGCGTGGGCCGACGTGTTCGAGCATGCGTACGACCAGTTCTGCGCGCGTGTCGACGCGGTGCCGGAGCGCGCGTGGGCGCGCTTCGAGCGCGACTCGCTGATCGATCCCTATGCGGCCGACCACCCGTCGGAGTTCTTCGCGGTGTGCAGCGAGGCGCTGTTCGTGCGCCCGCGTGCGTTCGAGTCCGAATTTCCGGAGCTCTACCGGCTGCTTGCCCGCTACTATCGGCAGGATCCGGCCCGGACCGGCGCCCTCGACGCGTGA
- the lipA gene encoding lipoyl synthase produces MTAALERPSLTALGQPGARSRDKLARIPVRVEPVAGAPLPKPPWLRARPMMSGAVADMAAVLRDHRLHSVCEEAMCPNIGECFAQRTATFMIMGGLCTRRCPFCDVAHGRPEPLDPGEPTRLADAVAALELRYVVITSVDRDDLRDGGAAHFAACIAAVRASVPGIGVEVLTPDFRGRVARALDALSSAWPDVFNHNIETVPSLYRAARPGADYRGSLELLAQAKAARPTLVTKSGLMLGLGERDDEVRDTLRDLRAHEVDVLTLGQYLAPSAHHLPVRRYVSPDAFAAWRDEGLALGFREVVAGPLVRSSYHAADVLEHA; encoded by the coding sequence ATGACCGCCGCGCTCGAACGACCCAGCCTCACCGCGCTCGGCCAGCCGGGCGCGCGGAGCCGCGACAAGCTCGCGCGCATTCCGGTGCGCGTCGAGCCCGTGGCCGGCGCGCCGCTGCCGAAGCCGCCGTGGCTGCGGGCGCGGCCGATGATGAGCGGGGCGGTCGCCGACATGGCGGCCGTGCTGCGCGATCACCGGCTGCATTCCGTCTGCGAGGAGGCGATGTGCCCGAACATCGGCGAATGCTTCGCGCAGCGCACCGCGACCTTCATGATCATGGGCGGACTGTGCACGCGGCGCTGCCCGTTCTGCGATGTCGCGCACGGCCGCCCCGAGCCGCTCGACCCCGGCGAGCCCACGCGGCTCGCCGACGCGGTCGCGGCGCTCGAACTACGCTACGTCGTGATCACGTCGGTCGATCGCGACGACCTGCGCGATGGCGGCGCCGCGCATTTTGCGGCCTGCATCGCGGCGGTGCGCGCGAGCGTGCCGGGCATCGGCGTCGAGGTGCTGACGCCCGATTTTCGTGGCCGCGTCGCGCGGGCGCTCGATGCGTTGTCGTCAGCGTGGCCGGACGTGTTCAATCACAACATCGAGACGGTGCCGTCGCTGTATCGGGCGGCGCGGCCGGGCGCCGATTATCGCGGTTCGCTCGAACTGCTCGCGCAGGCGAAGGCCGCGCGGCCGACGCTCGTGACGAAATCGGGTTTGATGCTCGGGCTGGGCGAGCGCGACGACGAGGTGCGCGACACGCTGCGCGACCTGCGCGCGCACGAGGTGGATGTGCTGACGCTCGGCCAGTATCTCGCGCCGTCCGCGCACCATCTGCCGGTGCGCCGCTACGTGAGCCCCGATGCGTTCGCTGCGTGGCGCGACGAGGGGTTGGCGCTCGGATTCAGGGAAGTCGTTGCAGGTCCGCTCGTGCGGTCCTCGTACCATGCGGCCGACGTGCTCGAGCACGCGTAG